gttttgaaatatatttttcaagagCTTTGGCATGAAAATCAGTTTTCTTGATGTACATCGATTATCGATATATTACGATTATCAACACCTAAATTTCTGAAAAAAGTTCGAAATATCGATATCGTTGAAAAAGCCTAGTaattactatacaatttatCTGAAAAACAACAAATTGATTGAATGTGAAATTGGAGATGTAAGATTTTGACAagggtaattactaattattattaaatacaaagtgTAACTaaaacattacatattttaatcttattatacaaattaaacttaaaaggACAACCTAGGacaaatacaaattgaaatcaagaaaattaattatatattatgtaaggttcataattagtattaatttataatagtgaataatatgttatcattattcatcAACGATAAATAATTCAATGTAGAGATCAATGAATATTCATGACATTCAGCAGTGGCCATCAGTGATAGTTAGACATTGTCTTCATATTATGTTGGCGATTTTATTGGACTCATTGCATtggtaatattaaatgattttagtATAAAGTAGAAAACTTAAGATGTAGCTGATAATTAATTCACATTAAGTATATTCACATTTGTATAAGTTTACAAATGTgacaataatttacttatttactatatttgGTACTGATTGGTCGGTTTTCTTTAGTTTTTCCAATAATGACAGTGCAGGAGTTTTCATCACTGATGGTGTAGcaaagggttttttttttatacattgtttaaaattaaataaatttccaAAAGGTACATGTTGAATGATTGGGAATTTCCCCAGTACCTGAAATATTGAtaatgtatgaataaaaaattaaactatacaaatttgtaatattacctcttttttatacattttaattagacCTTCATTGATTTTATTCCAACTTTGAACACCACTTATATTCCAAAGTTGGTTAGAATGTTCATGAAACAATCCTTTTTTTACTTGCATAatgaaatcaatacatccaaGGAACATATACTTTGATTTAAACTGTTGTACACATTTTTCATCAACAAACAAATTTGGATTAAAATCTGGgttttctaaaaacaataatcaatttggtttttaaaatccttaatagtattacaataatttattattaccgaTTAGTTGTGCGCTACCCCAAACAAAAGGTACAAACTGGTAGTCATCTAAACTCCAAGCACCATGGCTTCCAGCTGGTTCCATTTGATATCTTAGTTGAAGTCTACGAACTATTTCTAAATATCTGAAAACGGTATAGTTGTAAACaaatctataattaaaaaatctataattaacTCTGTCAACATATGAATATAACCATTTAACCTTGAAAATAGCACGTTGACTGTAGCTTTACTGTCACTTTGTTTCAATACGTCTACTTTGTATAAGCCACACAAGAACATACAAAATGACATTTCGTGTCCAGTGCCATAATCGATACGAGTTGGATTACCAAAGCTGTCAACAATATAAGCGGTTAGCTCAATAATGTTTTGTTGGTCGACTGACGACAATTCTTTTGACAATATTTCGGGCAATCtctgaaaacaaattttaaaataaatctacaccattaaatataatttttaatcaattattattatctaaccgtttttaataaattgtaaaatgtagaaAAAGCTTTATTTCCAAACCTACAGCTCTCTTTCAATGGTTCCACTTCTGTAATCCAATCATCAATtgtgtttaatacatttaatagctGTGAAATCTCATTTGACAGCGTCAAAGTTTTGTTTGATGGTATGGCATACACGGATTTGTTCATGGCTGTTATGAATCCAATATAATCCTATAAAAGACAACAAACATGTCGTTATAGTTGTATACCCCCTGCTTGAAATTAGTTTATGAATAAGTAAATGAACGTTGTcatcagatttaaaaaaacaaactcaacattacattatataataagttcAACACTGAGAAGATACATATACTCTGTTCCAAATAAGAAACCACCAGACGGCCACGGGCAAAACCGTAAATGCGTAAATCTTATTTGGAACAGGGTATAATAGAGCTTACAAGactagtaatctataatatgttCCAGTAATTTCTCAATGAAATAGTTCAACGAGACAATGAGGTACATATTAACTATATCACTTGAACATTATTCATTTCCCATAgaaattgaaagtcatttatgtaaattaactaaaaacaaaaatatactacTATATTTCCTATTTCACGAGTTTCCTAACTGGGGCCCAGTATTCATTgtatgaaattcaaataaaataaataaactaatacttttatattatattataaatcagtgTGCACACAGGATGAACGTGCATCGTACCTATTTAAACAGATCGTCGTTGACACTAGACAGACACTATAAACGATCATGAAGAAAGAATTAATATCATACACACAGACAAACGTCTGTCCTAAATCTTTGAAGATTTGCATCAAGTTTAATCTCAACGAGTAAACTC
The Metopolophium dirhodum isolate CAU chromosome 7, ASM1992520v1, whole genome shotgun sequence DNA segment above includes these coding regions:
- the LOC132948512 gene encoding serine/threonine-protein phosphatase 2A activator-like yields the protein MEEFKTRVKNESDMDAWESSEAYDDYIGFITAMNKSVYAIPSNKTLTLSNEISQLLNVLNTIDDWITEVEPLKESCRFGNKAFSTFYNLLKTRLPEILSKELSSVDQQNIIELTAYIVDSFGNPTRIDYGTGHEMSFCMFLCGLYKVDVLKQSDSKATVNVLFSRYLEIVRRLQLRYQMEPAGSHGAWSLDDYQFVPFVWGSAQLIENPDFNPNLFVDEKCVQQFKSKYMFLGCIDFIMQVKKGLFHEHSNQLWNISGVQSWNKINEGLIKMYKKEVLGKFPIIQHVPFGNLFNFKQCIKKKPFATPSVMKTPALSLLEKLKKTDQSVPNIVNK